In the Rhodospirillaceae bacterium genome, one interval contains:
- a CDS encoding ClpXP protease specificity-enhancing factor SspB, which translates to MTVTEPTVTTLIYERMVEDALRGVLRQALEITKAQGLPGAHHFYITFDTTHPGVRIADSLRAMHPSEMTIVLQHQFWDLTVEEDFFSITLSFSGVSQNLFVPFAAVTAFADPHAKFGLQFHVEFEDDDDTSDMDEDDYDEDDDFDVAPMDSAAVTQKLKANRKARNETADSEDQETATDEDESGKVVTLDAFRKK; encoded by the coding sequence ATGACTGTGACTGAACCAACCGTAACAACGCTGATCTACGAACGGATGGTGGAAGACGCCCTGCGTGGTGTCCTCCGTCAGGCCCTCGAAATTACCAAGGCACAAGGACTGCCGGGGGCGCACCATTTTTATATTACATTCGACACCACGCACCCCGGTGTCAGGATTGCGGATTCCTTGCGCGCCATGCATCCCAGTGAAATGACCATTGTGCTGCAGCATCAATTTTGGGATCTGACCGTAGAGGAAGACTTTTTTAGTATTACCCTCAGTTTCAGTGGTGTTAGTCAGAATCTGTTCGTGCCTTTCGCTGCCGTCACGGCTTTTGCTGACCCACACGCTAAATTTGGTTTGCAATTCCATGTCGAGTTTGAAGATGACGACGACACCTCAGACATGGATGAAGACGACTATGATGAAGATGACGATTTTGACGTGGCCCCGATGGACAGCGCTGCTGTGACACAAAAACTCAAAGCCAATCGCAAAGCGCGCAATGAAACTGCTGATTCTGAGGACCAAGAGACAGCAACCGACGAGGACGAGTCGGGCAAGGTGGTCACATTAGACGCATTCCGAAAGAAATAG
- a CDS encoding dihydrofolate reductase — MVASKIKLCLIMARAENGTIGADNALPWHISADLKNFKQLTMGKPVVMGRKTFESIGKPLKGRPNIVITRQAGWSATGVIVCNEIKEAVQKAKTQAATDSVDEVMVIGGAEIYARLINEADRLYLTEVHRQFDGDAWFMAPDKTQWKEISRERFAPDDEGGPSYSFVVLDRRANT, encoded by the coding sequence ATGGTCGCGTCAAAGATTAAACTGTGCCTCATTATGGCCCGCGCCGAGAATGGGACAATCGGTGCGGACAACGCATTGCCCTGGCATATTTCAGCGGATTTGAAGAACTTCAAACAGCTGACGATGGGCAAACCTGTCGTTATGGGGCGCAAGACTTTTGAGTCCATTGGTAAACCCTTGAAGGGCCGCCCCAATATCGTGATCACCCGTCAAGCTGGATGGTCTGCGACCGGGGTCATTGTTTGCAATGAAATTAAAGAAGCAGTGCAAAAAGCCAAAACGCAGGCGGCAACGGATAGCGTTGATGAAGTCATGGTCATCGGCGGCGCTGAAATTTATGCGCGCCTCATAAACGAAGCCGATCGCCTTTATCTCACAGAAGTGCATCGACAGTTCGATGGGGATGCGTGGTTTATGGCACCCGACAAAACCCAGTGGAAAGAAATTTCCCGTGAGCGTTTTGCACCTGATGACGAGGGTGGCCCATCATATAGTTTTGTAGTGCTAGACCGCCGGGCCAACACTTAA
- a CDS encoding AsmA family protein: MKRFGAITFGVVILLLVGVLITPSFIDWTPYRKIFESRISAITGREVTVEGDLSFSFLPRPALNMKAVRIGSIDGATSSDFAIAEVVNVNLAFRPLLVGGIQFTSVALVRPLIFAEVLPDGRNTWTLNASSSVSIDGAHLSESKTSFNLRIDSLTVIDGELIYNNATDDPIYAVSGFNADITAESITGPYAANGEARVIGIDWSFQAAVGAVNSNGLRSVAVDLDTPKGSIQSRFSGQMMPSSGMSSVSGRLALSGTNVTEGLASFGIAVGDSLTRALSRPYELAAKVDVTESSARVSNIELRSGEVRLSGAGEAKWDESHHIELSLKASRLDLESWLTCGLDRIVDTPFFDFDAATTANTLAEGEVSYVLPRTLSARLDFGVDLIEWNDQVMRNGLISVSLQDGELAIKNARLDLPGNSQLSFSGSLRNHQDGVFFDLKAVGQSRNARSLLSWLEFDLPEGLASSGRMNALSFESQIIGTPSDIKLKNIQAVLDTMRLTGTANLARAERVQLGLDINVNQLDLDSYAPGFSDRLFSKADRAEDIELVSTTQPKDKISTLISTFPIDVSITASLGSVVVAGKSVEGMLLSANTTSNGVLVKNFSLSNFAGASLQGAGLIKSISPVFSVEDFKVQAKTNDFYRLVRALNANVPIVPLLSASIDLQGEITGTPSSLSLNAEGRAGDLVVKASGTLSDVFSGFDQGLSFEIKASADHPSYSSFLSGLNLDRNDDSIIAEASSLSVNAEGGDSLITLNSLLLNVGVNGVEGNAIVDLSGVQPQVTGSLHVLDLNVDDVIPKDSTARLMRSSLARGISNSGDVSGRWSSAPIDLSLISKFDGSLNLTAKSLSGWGVLIENLEAPITLQDSTLSITKWSGDLFGGPSNGDLTITVGETHQIQTRLDVVDAELNQNTDDSASSGSMSFSGKFSSSGQSQQELVSNLSGGGVLTMSGLDATATSENAVIAAALVPVRALSQLGGLLTGNRPDGSATLDSAFNVSTGVATLDEASLTSNAYAGEFTGTIDLPRWTIDAQGRIRLQSNTLAKLTNNRVQLPALIPIEVFGSLDAPNVRLNAGGGLIAN; this comes from the coding sequence ATGAAACGCTTCGGCGCGATTACATTTGGCGTTGTTATCTTGCTGTTGGTAGGCGTGCTAATAACGCCGTCTTTTATTGATTGGACGCCGTATCGGAAAATCTTTGAATCTCGTATCTCTGCCATCACGGGCCGTGAAGTCACTGTCGAGGGTGATTTAAGTTTTTCTTTTTTGCCCCGTCCGGCGTTAAACATGAAAGCGGTGCGTATTGGCAGTATTGATGGTGCAACAAGTTCTGATTTCGCAATTGCTGAGGTTGTAAATGTAAATCTTGCTTTTCGTCCTTTGCTTGTCGGAGGCATTCAGTTCACTTCAGTTGCGCTTGTCCGACCGCTGATTTTTGCAGAGGTGCTGCCCGATGGACGAAATACCTGGACACTCAATGCATCGTCATCTGTCTCAATTGACGGCGCGCATCTCTCCGAGAGCAAGACTTCATTTAATTTGCGCATTGATAGTTTGACAGTGATCGATGGAGAGCTGATTTATAATAATGCTACTGATGATCCAATCTACGCTGTAAGTGGATTCAATGCAGACATAACAGCTGAAAGTATCACTGGACCTTACGCCGCAAATGGTGAGGCAAGAGTTATTGGTATCGACTGGAGCTTTCAGGCCGCTGTTGGCGCGGTAAACTCAAACGGTTTGAGATCAGTTGCAGTAGACCTTGATACACCCAAAGGCAGCATCCAGTCGCGATTTTCAGGTCAGATGATGCCGAGCTCTGGAATGTCTTCTGTGAGCGGCAGGCTGGCACTCAGTGGAACAAACGTAACCGAAGGTCTTGCTTCATTTGGCATTGCTGTCGGTGATAGTTTGACGCGAGCGTTAAGTCGGCCATATGAACTCGCCGCGAAAGTTGACGTTACGGAGTCATCTGCGCGTGTGTCGAATATTGAGCTGCGCTCTGGTGAAGTTCGTTTAAGTGGTGCTGGAGAAGCAAAATGGGACGAATCTCATCATATCGAACTCTCTTTGAAGGCTTCACGTTTGGACCTCGAGTCGTGGCTGACATGTGGTCTTGATCGTATCGTTGATACACCTTTCTTTGACTTTGACGCTGCCACAACCGCGAACACATTGGCCGAGGGTGAGGTCTCTTATGTGCTTCCACGGACGCTTTCAGCACGGCTCGACTTTGGCGTAGACTTGATCGAATGGAACGATCAGGTCATGCGCAATGGCCTTATTTCTGTATCGTTGCAAGATGGCGAGCTTGCAATAAAAAATGCCAGGTTGGACTTGCCTGGTAATTCGCAACTTTCGTTTTCAGGATCTCTAAGAAACCATCAGGATGGCGTGTTCTTTGACCTCAAAGCGGTGGGGCAGAGTCGTAACGCGCGCAGTTTATTGTCGTGGCTTGAGTTTGATTTGCCCGAGGGCCTTGCCTCTTCGGGTAGAATGAATGCGCTGTCGTTTGAGAGTCAAATCATTGGTACGCCGAGCGATATTAAGCTGAAAAACATTCAAGCTGTTCTGGATACAATGCGTCTTACAGGAACGGCCAATCTTGCGCGTGCAGAACGCGTTCAGCTTGGGCTGGATATTAATGTTAATCAGCTCGACTTGGATTCTTACGCGCCTGGCTTTTCTGACCGGCTCTTCAGTAAAGCTGATAGAGCAGAAGATATTGAGCTGGTCTCAACAACTCAGCCTAAAGATAAGATATCAACACTAATTTCTACGTTTCCAATTGATGTCAGTATAACGGCGTCATTGGGTTCGGTTGTTGTCGCTGGTAAAAGTGTTGAGGGCATGTTGTTGAGCGCCAACACAACCTCAAACGGTGTTCTCGTTAAGAATTTTAGCCTGTCAAATTTCGCGGGTGCCTCTTTGCAAGGCGCGGGACTCATAAAAAGCATTTCCCCGGTTTTCAGCGTTGAAGATTTTAAAGTTCAAGCAAAAACGAATGATTTCTACCGCCTAGTGCGTGCGCTTAATGCCAACGTCCCTATTGTTCCGCTGTTGAGTGCATCTATTGATTTGCAGGGCGAGATCACGGGCACGCCATCATCCTTGTCGCTCAACGCCGAGGGAAGAGCTGGTGATTTGGTTGTCAAAGCATCCGGCACTCTTTCAGATGTTTTTTCCGGCTTTGATCAAGGTCTTTCGTTTGAGATCAAGGCCAGCGCTGATCACCCAAGTTACTCGAGTTTTCTGTCCGGTCTGAACCTGGACCGAAACGATGACTCAATCATAGCCGAGGCGAGTAGTTTGTCGGTGAACGCTGAAGGAGGAGACTCCCTCATCACGCTGAACTCACTGTTGTTAAATGTCGGCGTAAACGGCGTTGAAGGTAACGCGATTGTTGATCTGTCTGGCGTTCAGCCTCAGGTGACAGGCTCATTACATGTATTAGACCTAAACGTTGACGATGTGATTCCAAAAGATTCTACAGCGCGCTTGATGCGATCCAGTTTGGCTCGTGGCATAAGTAACTCGGGTGATGTTTCTGGGCGGTGGTCATCCGCACCTATTGATCTATCCTTGATATCTAAGTTTGATGGCTCACTAAATCTCACCGCAAAGAGTCTGAGCGGCTGGGGAGTTTTGATTGAAAATCTGGAGGCTCCCATCACGCTTCAAGACAGTACGCTCTCGATCACAAAATGGTCTGGTGATCTTTTCGGTGGGCCTTCAAATGGCGATTTGACCATTACAGTGGGTGAAACACATCAGATTCAAACGCGTTTGGATGTTGTTGATGCAGAGTTAAATCAGAACACTGATGACTCGGCTTCATCTGGGTCTATGAGCTTTAGTGGTAAGTTCTCTTCTTCGGGTCAGAGCCAACAAGAATTGGTTTCGAATCTCTCAGGCGGTGGCGTTTTGACGATGAGTGGCCTTGATGCAACAGCCACTAGTGAAAATGCTGTCATTGCTGCGGCCCTGGTGCCTGTGCGTGCGCTCAGTCAACTGGGTGGGCTATTAACAGGTAATAGACCCGATGGTTCAGCAACGCTGGACTCAGCGTTTAATGTATCTACAGGAGTTGCAACCCTTGATGAGGCAAGTTTAACGTCCAATGCATACGCTGGAGAATTTACGGGCACGATTGATCTGCCGAGATGGACAATTGATGCCCAAGGCCGGATCAGACTGCAATCTAACACGCTTGCAAAATTGACTAATAATAGAGTGCAATTACCGGCCCTGATTCCAATTGAGGTTTTTGGTTCGTTAGACGCGCCAAACGTCAGGCTCAATGCGGGTGGTGGCTTAATCGCCAACTGA
- a CDS encoding fumarate hydratase encodes MLDAAFSDIFPLSTDSTPYRKLTENGLSTDTFRGEKILVVDPSALTRLTAEAFRDVSHLLRPGHLAQLRAIMDDPEASPNDRFVALELLKNANIAAGMILPMCQDTGTAIIMGKKGQRIWTVGNDAEALSAGVVDAYTKLNLRYSQLSPVSLFEEKNTGNNLPAQIDLYATAGGAYKFLFMAKGGGSANKTFLYQKTKALLNPNGLRKFFEEEIKTLGTAACPPYHLAIVIGGTSAEANLKTVKLASARYLDDLPTEGGEHGQAFRDIEVEAQVLEITRGLGIGAQFGGKYFCHDVRVIRLPRHGASCPVGIGVSCSADRQIKGKITPEGVFLEQLEADPAQYMPDVKDEKLPGDVVNIDLTKPMSEIRAELSKYPIKTRVSLTGPMIVARDIAHAKLKERLDEGRGLPDYMKNHPVYYAGPAKTPDGMASGSFGPTTAGRMDSYVDLLQANGGSMVMLAKGNRSKQVTEACKTHGGFYLGSIGGAAARLAQESIKKVEVLEYPELGMEAIWRIEVENFPAFIICDDKGNDFFVNI; translated from the coding sequence ATGCTTGACGCTGCCTTCTCCGACATATTTCCGCTTTCAACGGATTCAACACCCTATCGAAAACTGACCGAGAACGGACTCTCCACAGATACATTCCGTGGCGAAAAAATTCTGGTGGTTGACCCTTCTGCTCTGACCCGCCTCACGGCTGAAGCGTTTAGAGATGTGTCTCATCTCCTTCGCCCGGGGCATCTGGCTCAACTCCGCGCCATTATGGACGACCCGGAAGCGTCTCCGAATGACCGGTTCGTCGCCCTCGAACTCCTAAAGAACGCCAACATTGCCGCAGGAATGATTCTGCCGATGTGTCAGGATACGGGCACGGCAATCATCATGGGCAAAAAAGGTCAGCGCATATGGACCGTAGGTAATGATGCAGAAGCCTTATCGGCTGGTGTTGTCGACGCCTACACCAAACTGAACCTGCGGTACTCCCAACTTTCTCCCGTATCGTTATTTGAGGAAAAAAATACTGGCAATAATTTACCCGCACAGATCGACTTATACGCAACTGCTGGCGGCGCTTACAAATTTCTGTTCATGGCGAAGGGCGGTGGCTCTGCCAACAAAACATTCCTTTATCAGAAGACAAAAGCCCTTCTGAACCCTAACGGTCTTCGTAAGTTTTTCGAAGAAGAAATTAAAACGTTAGGAACGGCAGCTTGCCCGCCCTATCACCTCGCAATCGTGATTGGCGGAACCTCTGCAGAAGCCAACTTGAAAACTGTAAAACTGGCTTCCGCCCGGTACTTGGATGACCTCCCGACGGAGGGTGGTGAGCACGGCCAAGCGTTCCGCGACATAGAAGTCGAAGCACAAGTGTTGGAAATCACACGCGGTCTTGGCATTGGCGCGCAATTCGGCGGAAAGTATTTCTGTCATGATGTACGGGTCATCCGTCTGCCCCGCCACGGGGCCTCTTGCCCGGTTGGGATAGGTGTGTCGTGTTCTGCAGACCGCCAGATCAAAGGGAAGATAACACCTGAGGGTGTTTTCCTTGAGCAACTTGAGGCAGACCCGGCACAGTACATGCCGGACGTTAAGGATGAGAAGCTTCCTGGCGATGTGGTCAACATTGATTTGACTAAACCGATGTCGGAAATTCGCGCCGAACTTTCAAAATACCCAATCAAAACACGCGTGTCGCTGACCGGGCCGATGATCGTTGCGCGGGACATCGCTCATGCAAAGTTGAAAGAACGTTTGGATGAAGGTCGTGGCCTGCCCGACTACATGAAGAATCATCCTGTATATTATGCAGGCCCTGCGAAAACGCCGGACGGCATGGCGTCCGGCTCTTTCGGACCGACAACAGCTGGACGTATGGATTCCTACGTTGATTTGTTACAAGCCAACGGTGGCTCAATGGTCATGCTGGCCAAAGGAAACCGGTCCAAGCAAGTGACTGAAGCCTGCAAAACACATGGGGGCTTCTATCTCGGCTCTATCGGTGGCGCTGCGGCCAGATTGGCGCAAGAATCAATCAAAAAAGTGGAAGTGCTTGAATACCCAGAACTTGGCATGGAAGCCATATGGCGCATTGAAGTTGAGAACTTTCCAGCCTTTATCATTTGTGACGACAAAGGCAATGACTTCTTCGTTAACATCTGA
- a CDS encoding Mrp/NBP35 family ATP-binding protein: protein MPDVTKDQIIEALSAVDSGTGGLDVVARGWVQDIVIKEGHVAFSLQVPPDLGPKLEPVRANAEKAVHDLPGVISATVVLTAEKPASKTPQAKSGSGRDRLELPGIAAIVAVASGKGGVGKSTTAANLAVALVKLGKRVALFDADIFGPSMPRMMGLSGKKPHSDGRKVYPLENHGVKVMSIGFMVAEDDPIIWRGPMVMGALEQMLKDVEWGDIDVMIIDMPPGTGDTQLTMSQRVPLSGAVIVSTPQDIALLDARKGLNMFKRVEVPILGVIENMSHYICPSCGHRDDIFSSGGAKKAAAELNADVLGEIPLDIRIRETSDEGTPIVVSEPESAYSKAYLDIAVKLSEKLTKNPNRAAPNISMG, encoded by the coding sequence GTGCCAGACGTGACAAAAGATCAAATTATTGAAGCCCTTAGCGCTGTGGACTCAGGTACAGGCGGTTTGGATGTAGTTGCGCGGGGCTGGGTTCAAGACATTGTGATTAAAGAAGGACACGTGGCCTTTAGCCTGCAGGTACCTCCAGATCTTGGTCCCAAACTGGAACCTGTAAGGGCTAACGCAGAAAAAGCCGTTCACGATTTACCAGGCGTTATTTCTGCAACAGTCGTGTTAACAGCGGAAAAACCGGCCAGCAAAACTCCTCAAGCCAAGAGCGGAAGTGGTCGGGATCGTTTGGAACTGCCTGGCATCGCCGCCATTGTGGCGGTAGCGTCCGGAAAAGGCGGTGTTGGCAAATCAACAACAGCAGCCAATCTAGCTGTGGCGCTAGTCAAATTAGGTAAACGCGTCGCCTTGTTTGATGCGGATATCTTTGGCCCCTCGATGCCACGCATGATGGGATTGTCTGGTAAAAAGCCGCATTCAGACGGACGCAAAGTCTACCCACTTGAGAATCATGGCGTGAAAGTCATGTCGATTGGCTTCATGGTCGCAGAGGATGATCCGATCATATGGCGCGGCCCTATGGTCATGGGTGCCCTGGAACAAATGCTTAAAGATGTGGAATGGGGTGACATCGACGTCATGATCATCGATATGCCGCCGGGCACCGGCGACACCCAACTGACAATGTCCCAGCGCGTGCCTTTGTCAGGAGCCGTTATTGTATCAACGCCCCAGGATATAGCACTGTTAGATGCCCGCAAGGGCCTCAACATGTTTAAACGCGTCGAGGTCCCGATCCTTGGCGTTATCGAAAACATGAGCCATTACATCTGCCCCTCGTGTGGGCATCGTGACGATATTTTCAGTTCTGGCGGCGCAAAAAAGGCAGCAGCTGAGCTGAATGCAGATGTGCTTGGCGAAATTCCTCTAGATATTCGCATCCGGGAAACTTCCGATGAAGGCACCCCTATTGTCGTTTCTGAGCCAGAAAGCGCTTACAGCAAAGCTTACCTCGATATTGCTGTAAAACTATCGGAAAAGCTAACAAAGAACCCCAACAGAGCAGCCCCAAATATCTCAATGGGATAG
- a CDS encoding thymidylate synthase, translating into MQQYLDLMRHVLEHGEKKEDRTGTGTHSVFGYQMRFDLSQGFPAVTTKKLHLRSIIYELLWFLRGDTNIGYLKDHKVSIWDEWADEKGDLGPVYGYQWRSWPDPKGGTIDQIDKLLTSLKNNPDSRRHIVTAWNPADVDSMALPPCHCLFQFYVANGRLSCQLYQRSADIFLGVPFNIASYALLTLMVAQVTGYEPGDFVHTFGDAHLYSNHMEQAKTQLGRTPRPLPVMRLNPDVTDLFAFDFKDFELVGYDPHPHISAPVAV; encoded by the coding sequence ATGCAACAATACCTTGATCTCATGCGCCATGTTCTTGAACACGGCGAAAAAAAAGAAGACCGAACCGGGACGGGTACGCATTCTGTGTTCGGCTATCAGATGCGATTCGATCTGTCCCAGGGCTTCCCAGCGGTGACGACGAAAAAACTACACCTGCGCTCAATTATTTACGAACTGCTGTGGTTTCTGCGCGGCGATACCAATATTGGCTATCTCAAAGATCACAAAGTTTCGATTTGGGATGAGTGGGCTGATGAAAAAGGCGACCTTGGACCTGTCTACGGATATCAATGGCGCTCCTGGCCAGACCCAAAAGGGGGCACCATTGATCAGATCGACAAACTTCTAACCAGCCTCAAAAATAATCCTGACTCTCGCCGCCATATAGTGACGGCGTGGAATCCAGCAGATGTAGACTCAATGGCCCTGCCGCCGTGCCATTGTTTATTTCAGTTCTATGTCGCAAACGGGCGTCTGTCGTGCCAGTTATATCAGCGCAGTGCAGACATATTTCTGGGCGTTCCGTTTAATATTGCCTCGTACGCCCTGTTAACTCTTATGGTTGCTCAAGTCACAGGATACGAGCCCGGTGATTTTGTTCATACGTTCGGGGATGCTCACTTGTATTCAAATCACATGGAGCAGGCCAAGACCCAACTTGGAAGAACGCCTCGGCCACTGCCTGTTATGCGACTGAATCCAGATGTGACCGATTTGTTCGCCTTTGACTTCAAAGATTTTGAGCTTGTTGGCTATGACCCACATCCACACATTTCTGCACCGGTCGCGGTTTAA
- the fumC gene encoding class II fumarate hydratase, which yields MLETRTETDSLGAIEVPADRLWGAQTQRSIENFPIGTDRMPLSIIRAFGIQKKSAAIANKTLSELSDEIADAIAKAASEVANGEHDDEFPLVVWQTGSGTQTNMNANEVIANRANEILGHARGSKSPVHPNDHVNKGQSSNDTFPTVMHIAAVIETHERLLPGLKCLQDSLSIKADAFADIVKIGRTHLQDATPLTLGQEFSGYATQVSFGLDRVQNSLPRLYAIAQGGTAVGTGLNTRVGFSKSFCDELNRLTQHPFKSAENFFEGLAAHDALVEMSGSLNTIAVSLMKIANDIRLLASGPRAGLNELNLPANEPGSSIMPGKVNPTQCEAITMVCAQVMGNHTTITVAGSHGHLELNVFKPVMASALLQSIRLLGDACSSFSERCIEGLQPNSKEIAAHVENSLMLVTALAPHIGYDRAADIAKQAHAEGLTLRQAATKSGYISNEDFDKFVDPKLMLGPKGPSE from the coding sequence ATGCTTGAGACCCGTACAGAAACCGACAGTCTCGGCGCTATTGAAGTTCCTGCTGACAGGCTGTGGGGGGCGCAAACACAGCGCAGCATAGAAAATTTCCCCATTGGCACAGATCGCATGCCACTCAGCATTATCCGTGCTTTCGGGATTCAAAAAAAATCTGCGGCAATAGCCAACAAAACCCTCTCTGAATTATCGGATGAGATTGCAGATGCCATCGCAAAGGCGGCCTCGGAAGTGGCAAATGGGGAACACGATGATGAATTTCCATTGGTGGTATGGCAAACGGGCTCAGGCACGCAAACAAATATGAATGCGAACGAGGTGATCGCCAATCGCGCCAATGAAATCCTTGGTCACGCACGCGGAAGTAAATCGCCGGTTCATCCGAATGACCATGTTAATAAAGGCCAATCCTCCAACGACACCTTTCCCACAGTCATGCATATTGCCGCTGTCATTGAGACACATGAACGACTACTCCCCGGACTGAAATGCCTTCAAGACTCACTCTCAATCAAAGCGGATGCCTTTGCAGACATCGTGAAAATCGGTCGCACTCATTTACAAGACGCAACACCACTCACTTTGGGCCAGGAATTTTCGGGGTATGCGACGCAGGTCAGCTTTGGCCTAGACCGTGTTCAAAACTCTTTGCCGCGCTTATACGCCATTGCTCAAGGCGGCACTGCAGTTGGAACGGGTTTAAATACCAGAGTGGGTTTCAGCAAGTCCTTCTGTGATGAGTTAAACCGATTGACGCAGCATCCGTTTAAATCTGCGGAAAACTTTTTTGAGGGACTAGCCGCCCATGATGCGCTGGTTGAAATGTCTGGAAGTCTTAACACGATTGCCGTGTCATTAATGAAAATTGCCAATGACATTCGGCTCTTGGCCTCCGGTCCACGCGCTGGCCTTAATGAATTGAACTTGCCCGCAAACGAGCCAGGGTCCTCAATTATGCCGGGCAAGGTCAACCCCACCCAATGCGAAGCCATAACTATGGTCTGTGCACAAGTGATGGGCAATCACACGACAATCACGGTCGCCGGTTCGCACGGTCATTTGGAATTGAATGTCTTTAAACCTGTAATGGCGTCTGCCCTGCTACAATCGATACGGCTATTGGGTGATGCCTGCAGCAGTTTTTCAGAACGATGCATTGAAGGACTTCAACCAAACTCAAAAGAGATCGCCGCCCACGTGGAGAACTCTTTGATGCTGGTGACTGCTCTGGCGCCGCATATTGGATATGATAGAGCAGCGGATATTGCGAAACAGGCGCATGCAGAAGGGCTTACTTTAAGGCAGGCCGCGACAAAGAGCGGATACATATCTAACGAAGATTTCGACAAATTTGTCGACCCTAAACTCATGCTAGGCCCCAAAGGTCCATCAGAATGA
- a CDS encoding ribbon-helix-helix domain-containing protein: MSLILKRSINIAGHPTSISLEEEFWEALKQVAQGERCSLPDLVAKIDKERTGGLSSALRLHVLKTLQNGTQTAANAVSDSVGD, translated from the coding sequence ATGAGTCTCATTCTGAAGCGCTCCATCAACATTGCAGGTCATCCCACCAGCATTTCTCTGGAAGAGGAATTTTGGGAAGCGTTAAAACAGGTTGCGCAGGGCGAGCGCTGCTCCCTCCCCGACTTAGTGGCCAAAATCGACAAAGAAAGAACAGGTGGTTTATCAAGCGCTTTAAGACTGCACGTCCTTAAAACTCTGCAAAACGGAACACAGACTGCTGCTAACGCTGTCTCAGATTCAGTTGGCGATTAA
- a CDS encoding alpha/beta hydrolase gives MTLPDLLVDGPGSAPLTIALAHGAGAPMDSEFMNVFAESIAQNGHRCVRFEFPYMADRRATGKKRPPDRQPKLFETWQIVINHLGAESLIIGGKSMGGRMATMIADSANVRGVVALGYPFYGMGRADKPRIEHLKTLQTPTLICQGTRDAMGAYDTVSALALSSAITFYWSEDGDHSLKPRKKSGRTQEQSWNEAVDAVERFLKTLS, from the coding sequence GTGACTCTCCCCGACCTTCTCGTTGATGGGCCAGGGTCAGCGCCGCTAACAATTGCACTCGCGCACGGCGCAGGTGCGCCCATGGACTCCGAGTTCATGAATGTGTTCGCGGAAAGTATTGCACAAAATGGTCACCGCTGCGTGCGTTTCGAATTTCCTTACATGGCTGACCGGCGTGCAACTGGAAAGAAACGCCCGCCAGATCGACAACCGAAACTCTTCGAGACATGGCAGATCGTTATTAATCATCTTGGAGCCGAGTCATTGATCATCGGAGGCAAGTCCATGGGAGGGCGTATGGCGACCATGATTGCTGACTCTGCTAATGTGCGCGGCGTCGTGGCGTTAGGCTATCCATTTTATGGCATGGGCCGGGCCGATAAGCCACGCATAGAACACCTTAAAACACTCCAAACGCCGACGCTCATATGCCAAGGTACCCGCGACGCCATGGGGGCATATGACACTGTCTCTGCTCTAGCTTTATCAAGCGCAATTACCTTTTACTGGTCGGAAGACGGTGATCATTCCTTAAAGCCGCGTAAGAAATCTGGGCGGACGCAGGAACAGTCGTGGAACGAAGCCGTTGATGCTGTAGAACGTTTTCTCAAAACCTTATCTTAA